A single genomic interval of Eleutherodactylus coqui strain aEleCoq1 chromosome 3, aEleCoq1.hap1, whole genome shotgun sequence harbors:
- the B3GALT2 gene encoding beta-1,3-galactosyltransferase 2, with the protein MLQWRRRHCCLAKMTWNSKRSLFRTHLTGLLSLVFLFAMFLFFNHHNSFTGRVGMKENPVTHAIRGFKATKSETNSSLRNIWKDTMPQTLRPQTLSNLSNTESQHQGVTGLENTLSTNGSIYSEKGFGHQNLYHYKYIINEPEKCQEKTPFLILLIAAEPRQIEARQAIRQTWGNESLAPGIHIVRLFLLGLHTKINGLIEQAIVDESRQYHDIIQQEYLDTYYNLTIKTLMGMNWVATYCPRVPYVMKTDSDMFVNTEYLINKLLKPDQPPRTNYFTGYLMRGYAPNRNKDSKWYMSPDLYPSERYPVFCSGTGYVFSGDLAEKIFKVSLSIRRLHLEDVYVGICLAKLRIDPMPPPNEFVFNHWRVSYSSCKYSHLITSHQFQPGELIKYWNHLQQNKHNACANAAKEKASRYRHRKMH; encoded by the coding sequence ATGCTTCAGTGGAGGAGACGTCACTGCTGCCTTGCCAAAATGACCTGGAATAGCAAGCGCTCTCTCTTTCGGACCCATCTCACTGGGCTCTTGTCACTTGTGTTTCTGTTCGCGATGTTCCTGTTTtttaatcaccacaactcattCACCGGCCGAGTCGGAATGAAAGAAAACCCAGTGACTCATGCGATCCGTGGATTTAAAGCAACAAAAAGTGAGACCAACAGCTCCCTAAGGAATATCTGGAAGGATACGATGCCTCAGACACTCAGACCGCAAACCTTATCCAATTTAAGTAACACCGAATCGCAACACCAAGGGGTGACCGGCTTGGAGAATACCCTGAGCACCAATGGAAGTATTTACAGTGAAAAGGGCTTCGGTCACCAAAACTTATACCACTACAAATATATCATCAACGAACCGGAAAAATGCCAAGAGAAAACCCCTTTCCTCATACTGCTCATTGCAGCAGAGCCACGGCAGATTGAGGCACGACAGGCTATCAGACAGACCTGGGGGAATGAGAGCCTGGCCCCGGGCATCCATATCGTAAGACTCTTTCTGTTGGGTTTGCACACCAAGATAAACGGGTTAATCGAGCAGGCGATTGTGGATGAAAGCCGGCAGTACCACGATATCATCCAGCAAGAATATTTAGATACTTACTATAATCTAACCATTAAGACTCTTATGGGCATGAACTGGGTGGCAACATACTGCCCACGTGTTCCGTATGTCATGAAGACAGACAGCGACATGTTTGTCAACACCGAGTACTTGATAAACAAACTACTGAAGCCTGACCAACCACCACGAACAAACTACTTTACAGGGTACTTAATGAGAGGCTATGCACCCAACCGTAACAAAGACAGCAAATGGTACATGTCCCCAGACTTGTACCCAAGCGAGCGCTATCCTGTGTTTTGTTCTGGGACTGGTTATGTGTTTTCAGGGGACCTAGCGGAGAAAATATTTAAAGTGTCTTTGAGTATTAGACGGTTACACTTAGAGGATGTGTATGTTGGCATCTGCCTGGCTAAACTGCGTATTGACCCTATGCCCCCACCCAATGAGTTTGTATTCAATCACTGGAGAGTTTCCTATTCTAGCTGTAAATATAGTCACCTAATTACCTCCCATCAGTTCCAGCCAGGTGAACTGATCAAATACTGGAATCACCTACAACAGAATAAGCACAATGCCTGTGCCAATGCAGCCAAGGAAAAAGCCAGTAGGTATCGGCATCGtaaaatgcactaa